In Asterias rubens chromosome 2, eAstRub1.3, whole genome shotgun sequence, the sequence CCAATCTAAGATattgttaaaattgttttcaGCAGTACAAAAACTTAAGTACAGATTTGTTATCTCCCTAAAAAAATCTCTCTCACCCCAAATTAATGGGTATGGTTGCCACCGCTGCAATTTCTATTAAAACTTGAATGGTCTCGTAAACAGTGGCTTTGAACGCAACCCTACCGCCTGAGCATCACCAATGTAACTTACTACTACTGTTTTGAAAAATATCAGAAAATGCCGAACAagtttctgtaaaaatgtaccGACCGATTATTCTAACTCATTCCGAACAGATGTCAGAAACATGGAGGAATTGTTTTGAtgcaaatgtttgttattttttctacGAATTCATGAAGGCGCACCTTGCACAAAATGTCAATCAATTATTAGCAGCAGGTGTATTATATAGAGGGCGCCCTTCTGGTATACTGCTACGAAGTGGCCGCACCCGGGCTGGTAGGGTTATCCATGCATCACAAGGTCATGGTTCGTCAATGGTTCGTCACACCTCCATTGTTCTCGTTATGGGTGCCACGCATTGTGTGAAATAACAAGGCTTGGTATATACACAGTCATTGATATCCATTTTGTTTAGGGTTCGTGCGTTTGGTTTGTATTACGCAGATGTATCGATTATAAGGAACGGCTGGCAGGTTTTGTACACACAGACACAACACGGTCGACGGACTGTACTCCTCCAGTGGGTTCACGCATCATCCAAAACAAGCAAACGGAGTTGGGTGAGGATTCATCACATTTaaggataaattggtggcgacgtccgGAAGATTACCCCATTTAAACCAGAGGTTGATTTGATAAAACTGTTAAAGATGGCCAACACGGCCAAAGAGGACAAATACGCATACTACTACCACACCAACTACATCCGTAATGCCAGGGCGATCGCCATCGCATGGGCACTGTTCACCTTTTGCTTCACCATCATCCTCTGCGTTGTGCTGGTCCAGCCATTTTGGATCGGCCACGGTACGGATTCCCTCGGTGCCGGGTACTTCGGGCTGTACCGGTACTGTTACAGTCCGGCCAGGACGGGGCTATTGGAATGTAGGGGTGCCCTGGCCAATGGAGGGTCCACCATACCCGGTGTCATGCTAGCTGCTACGGTGTGTGTGATGTTATCCCTGGGATGCCTGCTGCTGTCCATCCTCAGcatgttgttgttcttgtgtaAGATTCCCAGTACAGCGACTGTTTTTATCATCTGTGGATGCCTGCAGATAGCATGTGGTAAGACTAAGAACTACTGTGAAAATCCACACGATAACGTTTACGTTTTATAATGaaagataacaaaataaaagttaaactaGATAGAAAGTCGATAGCGAaatgaacctcatagttctaggaggtGGAGGGGGAGTTGAGCCAAAAACGACACATTTATTGCATGTGTTGCATATACAGGTCATGTACTTTCCTACTTCTAGGAACTATAAGGCtcgccttatagtttctagaagtagtacTTTCCCACCTGCACCTTCCTCCCGAGATGTTATGTGTTTGGCGCCAATcacttcatacatgtatatgtcaaACGCCCAGACCCAGTTAGTCCACAATAAACTGCAACAAACTTTATATCTTTTTAATAACTCTAGACATAAATGCAAAAATCTTAACCCCTTCTCCTGCtgtcaggaggagggttacgattataaCTGCTCTTAGCGTCTAGACACTGTCGACAACGCGCCGCATTCATtcatattcatgcatgacgtcataattcgtatccaaaatgaggctataggcgcacGCCGGCcactacttgcagtggctgcgcctatggcctcgttttgggttagagtGACgcactcatgcataaatattaagagaggcgtatacacGGCACATCACATGTTGAAATAACTTGACCTGTGGTGGTCCACTATATGTGTGTTGTTGACAGAATCTTTGGGGAGTCAAAATTATTGAGAACTTTAATAATATGAGGGGTGATAGGAGTAacaagctgggcccaattttatggctctgcttacctccgTTTTCTGtacttatgatcaccattcgcCGCTTACTGTTTACTAAGTACGCATGCGcccaagcaaaaattccctgctaactccTCAAATTTCGCTTGGCATAAACGCAGAATTCCATGCTTCTGAAAGctttgattctttgcttacagttagcagtcCATTCTAATGGGGTTCATTTGTACCAATATAGCAGTCTTAATCAGATAGTCTTTGGAGATGTTTATGTATAGCGTTGAAAATGACAAACACAGCCAAAATGTGACCCTCATACCTTTTTTTAGTAACTTTTGAAACACCAACACAAACAGGTCTGTGGTGTGGACCTTTTAAATATGCTAATCATCAGTGTTGAACTTCCTTGATGGATCCAGTTATGTAATCAGATTAGGATTATCTGGTGTGAATGGATTAACTGTAAATTGCTTGTAATTAATTGATTCAGCCAGCTTTAGGCATATGTGGTCAACCTCATAACAGTTAAACACTTGATATGcaaactgtttaaaggcagtggacactgttggtaattgtcaaagactagccttcacagttggtgtatctcaacataagtacaaaataacaaaccttgagctcaatcggtcatcgaacttgcgagataataatgaaagaaaaaaacacccttgtcacacgaagtttgaccgtttggatggttgatttcgtgacctcaagttctaaacttgaggtctcgaaatcaaaatcgtggaaaaatacttctttcttaaaaactatggcactacagagggagccgtttctcacaatgttttataccatcaacctctccccattactcgtcaccaagaaaggttttatgccaataattattttgagtaattaccaatagtgtccactgcctttaaacttcatTCCATGAACATTATAAATgttgaactcaaattttaatGATAGAAGATTGACGTGTGCGATTTGTATCAGAAAAAACTGAGAGAAGGCAGGGGTACCAATCTGAAATTGTTCTATAAAAACCATTGTTATGAGTCTGAGTATAAATGTTATTTGACAAAATCTTACTGACACAGCACTTACTTTTTAAGTATAGTTGCAGCTGAAGTGTTGGCTTGCCTGAGTTCAGCCTTTTCAGCAAGTCAGTATTAAATtctggttttttgtttttctcacaagtattaggcttaaaggcagtgaacactattgataaccgtcaaagaatagccttcacagttggtgaatctcaacatatgcataaaataacaaacctgtgaaaatttgagcaaaatcggtcatcaaacttgcgaaataacaatgaaaggaaaaacacccttgtcacacctagttgtgtttaaatggttgatttcgagacttcaagttctaaatctgaggtctcgaaatcaaattcgtggaaaattacttctttcttgaaaactatggcacttcaaagggagccgtttatcacgatatttgataccatcaacctctccccattactcgtcaccacgaaaggttttatgctaataattattttgagtaattaccaatagtgtccactgcctttaatgttaacAAAGTTTTGCCAAAATTTAAAAGAGAGTAGGCCTAGTGCTTTACTCTGAAGAAGATATGTTTTCATTCTTGAACACCGGTATTGGTAACTCAGCGCTCAAACTGTttgactctgattatggtggtttgCCTGATCCAATGTAAAGCAACGTCAACTAGTGCAGCCCTCAGTATGACACCCTACAGTAACTCAATACCCAAACTGTTGGCCTATGGTAATTAAATGGTACGTCTAATCACATCTCGTGCGATcgatagtcttggtgcaagacgttcttacATTGTTGTTTTTAGTGAAAAGTCAAGAAATGTCAGCCTTGTAGATCATTGACTTATTATAGGGAGAAGGTTTTCAGGGTCTCATTTGGGCAACCTGTTCTGAATTGGGACACCTCGCTTTGTCTTTTCTCTGAGTGTTGGAAGTGATTCTATGACTCAAACATTCAGatttcatttcagaaaaaacactgttttaGATCCACCAAAAACCCATATTTCATTACATTGACCTTACTTTTCACTATTTGCATGTTCATTGTCCCAATATTAAGAGGCCTTACGttggttttaaaattttatatttatatttattgaaaaaaaaaccccaaggCCATAGGTTTGGCAATTGAGGAGTTGCCGTGTTCAGTCACCATGGGAAATTGGCTACAATGACTATCTCATGACACTGTAGGAATAACAATGCATTGTTATTACCAGGGTGCAACGCATTGTTAGTTCAACCATGCTCAAGCACTGTGTCATACCGTATTCATAATTTATTCAGCAAACATTACAATACTCCTCTTGGTTAATGGGAGCCGGATAGCGTAATTTTTCAGTTCAAAGGGCAGTCCCAAGTTTTCAATCATGTAGAAAAAAATAGTAGAACAGGGgtcaggggggggggttcaattTTTATGCGACTCTTAAAGGTGTGTGCAATTTTGATTCATACGTACATGAAGCATATAATCacgcctggaattacacgcatgCCATAGAGACCattcgttgcccctggtcttggcctagCCCCTTAAAAAAGTTTTCCATTGGCTTAGAGATTTGACAATGAAAGTGCCATTTGTGAAATGAAAACGGCCTGTAATGTGCATAAATTTTGTAAGAAAATTTATCTGGGTACTTTGGAAGAGGAAAGGGTTTTCTCTTTAAAAGAACGTACGAGTATACTCTCTGACACGCtgaaaagtttttaaaaataagggCGTTACCTAAAGGAATAGTCTACCATTGGTGTTTGGAATCTTCCAATAAATTCTtgagtttatttattaaaataccAAAGACAACCTGGaatatcttcaaattttctttcCATGGTTcaagcatggaggaaaaatTAATAGTGAAGaattttgaatgtgttcaaCAGTACTCATACAGTACTCATTACCACCCcgaaacaaattgtttgattaGCTTCACACAGATTATAAAAGTCCGTATACCAGCCTGTACCAATCCACCACAGCAATTATATTCGCTGAAGTATTGACTTGAGTAAACATTTCAAGAAGTCTAAAATAACCATGATTGTTTCAGTTTGATTGCTACAATCAACATGGGGATACATAAATACTGTACTTTGATCACGTTcaagcatggaggaaaaatTAATAGTGAAGaattttgaatgtgttcaaAGTACAGTATTTATGTATCCACATGTTGATTGTAGCAATCAAACTGAAACAATCATGGTTATTTTAGACTTCTTGAAATGTTTACTCAAGTCAATACTTCAGCGAATATAATTGCTGTGGTGGATTGGTACAGGCTGGTATACGGACTTTTATAATCTGTGTGAAGCtaatcaaacaatttgtttcgGGGTGGTAATGAGTACTGTATAAGAACTGTGCATttgtatcaatattattatcaacatGCTTCCAATCATGTTCCTTGATGCATGATAGATTGATTGTCatgtttaacaaatttaaattcaaaAGTTTTTTAACACTGGATGCTTCAAccaatttgtcattatttttgttagGCCTACAATGTATGTTTGATTCCCTATAGGCTCACTTTCGAAATCAAACAAAGCAAACTAACATGCACAAAATTCCCGACAAGCCTGTTCCTATATTTTATCAAAAACTTGATCGCCTTATTACTGAGTTTACATTAGTTTGGTCATACATATTATGATGCCTAAATTTAAACAGGCACTTCTTGGCATGAGTGAAATTTCACTGAAATGgcagattcatcttaagatgacttgtcagtattaccatggtgatttgtattgtgacatcacactttgcctagcaactacgattgaattgcagttaagatcaatcatagctctttgtgaaattgacccctgtgATATCAATGTGATGTGATAGTTTTACTCGTGTATAGCAAATGCTCATCGTAACATTTGCACATTCCTGCAATTTTACTGTTTGTTTGCAAAGAGCACTCGACACACTGTGTCGTGTGTCCACATCATACTATTGTCAATTCCTACAAgctacaatttctttttgttcacAACAAAACTTTATCCACACCttaatttcatcaaaaactCCAAACCTGGTCTTAAGGCGTAGTATACATGTAGCGTCATGGATTCGCAAGTGATCGAGATACTGCAACTGTAGATTGTATTAATACTAGTTTGAGAAAGGGTTGCCTATGAAGaaatatggtttggataattttcaCCACATAACATTTGAATTTAATAAATTACTCATGTATGAAAGGTAGACTTTTGGACCATCCTTTTTCACAATTCTCGCCAGTAGTGTGCAAGCTCAGACCTACTCGCCTAATACTGAGGATGCGCACACAAGCTAGGAGCGGAAAAAGGGCCATTCCGCTGAGTGTCTTAAAAGTCTCCctttgtttctcagatttttaAGGGTTGGTGTCCGTTTGCGAATGCTGCTGCCAGAGATGTAACTGGTTGGTACCCGCATGTGTCACCACCTTATGATTTAGGGTTTCATCCAGCTCAGAAATGTTCAGATGCAATCATGAGACTTACTTTAATTGTATCTTTCCTTATACATTGTAAGTTTACCTACAAGTCAGCATGacgttgacaaaaaacaatttttgagcaTACTTAACTTTTTGTTGAGAAATGCTAATTGTTGTGATAATAAGCTAAATTTTGTGTTTGGGCAGGAAGTTATGCATTTTGGCATTAAGCTTCACATTCATGCCTGGTATCGTATGGAGGCATGTCGAGTAGCCCTCAGATGTGTTATTTTGGGCCTTTGATTTGCTTGCCATAAGAATCCCACTCTAAACTCCTGCATCAAAAACTTGAAATTTCCCTGTTGTGTTTCTAAAAGGCACTACACTTCCAGCTAAATCTAGTttcattttctcaaaacaaattcaataaaCCTGTATTGTTCAGGTGTCTGTTTTTGATTGTCTTCTAGtgttttaattaattgtttgtCCTGCCCTTTTGTTTTCCTCTATTGTGCGTTTTCCTGCTCAATGCATTGGCATCATGACTTATTgtgcaggggtggatttcacaaaggtagtcctaacttaggactagtcctaggcaatgctaagagataggactggtcataagttaggaccagtaactcgtcctaacttaggactggtcctatctcttagcattgcctaggactagtcctttgtgaaatccacccctggtaccTTAGATCGATTGTCTTctaatgttttatttgtttccctGCTCTCTGTTTTTTCCTTTATAGGTGTGTTCCTACTGCTTGGCATCCTGATCTACCCAGCCAGTTGGGCTCAGCTTTCAGTGTTCCGCATGCTGTGTGGCGACGACGTATCTTATGGCAACACCGGTACATGCCAGCTGCGATGGGTGTTCTACCTGGCGATCATCGCGGTGTTTGATGCTATTGTGCTTGGCGTCTTGGCTTTTATCCTGGCCAGCAAGCAGGACAAACTCACTAATGACATGCAGTTTTCGGACTACTATCCTCCAGCAAAAGGTCAGTCAAGAATCTAAAGACCGGTTCATAATTTCTCAGAATGTGAATaggatacaaattttgacaacacGAAATCGCAACGGATGCTTATTTTCAACAGATGTTCAACTGCTAAACTTTCCTTGcgaaaaacagccatgtgatgtAAAAATTTGCTTCGTAATCAGATTTGCAGGAATAATGAACCAGGCTGCAATGAAAATTCACCATAaaggaacatacatgtagcactaATTTGTGTTTTCCCATGTGTTCAGAGCAACTGCACAAATTTACAGTTTAAATTCTGTGCGTTAAATCAGAAATATCTTGAATTTGCTACAATCAAATTTTATGGATCATGCACTAGCATAAAGAAAGTTTTATCTCCTTTAATTcataaaaaatttgaatttttatttcattgtaagTTTAAACTTTCCTTCTCAAGCCTCGAAGAGTCAAAACCAATTGTcacaatttgtgcaactcaAATTAGTagtgtaagcacagaaaagtattgcttagtaGAAACAGGTTACAAGCCCAAACTGTATTCAGTTTGCATTGTTTTAGCTGGTACCCAAATCAATGTTTGCTAAGaaaagaaatttgccaagcagtattttctgcttaacagctttatgaaatttggccctgtatGCTAAAGATCGCTACATCTACAAATGTAGATCACACAGTTCTTTTTCACGCTATTATAAAGCAATCAATCACCAATTACAACAGAAACGCATAATGTTTAATGTCAGAGATGACCCTCCCATTATCATGGTTATTATATCTGGTAGTTCACACTAGAAATCATAACAAGAGACTTAAATAGAGTCTAACGGACCTTGATCTTAAAACACCAGAGAGTGGATCAGGGAGGACCGCGATTCCTTTATCTGTCTTTGCCAAAGTTCAAGGGGAAATGTTGTGCATGGTTTTTGCATATGAATAGCAGTTATGGCTGCTCATTGTTCACTTGGAATGCGTAGGCTGTGAGCATAGGAACGGAAATAATATAACGTCTGAGTATTAGTATAGGAATGCTGGAAGCCTGTACACACACAAGTGTTGAGTGGGCAGACAATGACTTTCAAGGAGGTAATTTCTGGCTAATACCTGGTGCTTCTGGTCTACAGGCTGTGGTCAATTCTacaaaacttttgaaaaatggtGGAAACTATGGGATTTCACTGTTAGGTTTTggtggatatacatgtatgtatgttcaGATAAAACCAATAGTTAtagtattgtgtccgccatacctcaaaatggtttagatttgtttttgggcaaaatgaaaatggcccgaGCCCTCATAAAAGAATATACCAAGTGTTGGCTGAACCTTATGGTTGTTCTTCTGATCATAAATATCAAACAATAAGCCACAAGGGGAACTGAAAAGGGGCTTGGGTGGTTTGTGGTTTTTGTATTGTAGCTCATTATTACGTCAGTCCGTTAACTATTTTTAGGAAATTATTCACTCACCATTTCTCTTCGATCTCAGTAAAAGATGCCCATCCGTCACTCTGACCTCATTATagttgttttatgctaatttggCCGACATTCAGCCTCTCTTAGTGAAATAGCCTCAACCCAGTTGACGCTTTCCTAGGTCATATAGGCTCATCAGCCTTGGAAGGTGTCCTGTACATGTTTTGAATAGCGAACAAAGACTTGCGCTGACCACTACtgtgtatatacatgtagtacatggcCCATTGAAAAATTGACCATATTTGTCACAAGATTAGAGCAACATTTAAATTGAGCAAAAAATGAAGaagttatattttaaaatgttatagaCGGTAATTTTAAATCGAGAAACCTTGTAGGCCCACCagtgtgtgtaaagcacttgATACTAATTttttacccgagttctgtgataAAAAGGCCACAGGCAAATCATTCAAACCTGTGACCTTTGAATTGCTATGTTTCACTACTACACCACAGAGCTACATGTAGCCTGGTGGTTATAGATGCAGTTTGAATCGtatgttttagcagtgggtaccgcaatgatttaGAATTACTCTTATTTCAAATTACTAATGTGTAGCAGAGATGGCTTAATGCCTAGTCTGTTGCACTCTAAACAACACAGGTCCAGAATAATTGTATgcagagttttttttaatagtgtACAATGTTTATGAGGCTCTCAATTGTAAAGTCATAAAACTGCTTGAATGCAATTTATGAACCATTTTACATAGTTTGAGCAAAGCCTGGATTCcatcctcttaaaggcagtgggcactattggtaattactcaaaaaatttttttttgcataaaaccttacttggtaacaagtaatggggagctgttggtagtatacaacattttgtgaaacagctccctctgaagtaatgtagttttcgagaaagaattcaTCTTCCAGTGTTATGCTGAAGTAATGGGTGCCTGTTCcataaaaaaagtaattttgaatctctattttgttattatatttaaACCATTACAGGTAACTATTCCAATGGCAAAAAGAAGGGTTCAGTCAGTGGCTATCCAACAGCTTCCGGCCAGACCGGTTACCCTTCCACAACTCATCAGAACGGAGGGGCTGGTTCCCTTGATCGACGCAGCAACCACAGCGGGCACACCTCATCGGACCGGGGTCACAGCAGGTCAAATGGAGGTAGTTCAGTCAACAGGCGAGACGGCTCGGACACGTCCCCCGATGGTCTGTACTCCACGGTGAAACCACGCAGCGAGAGGAAATCCGCCCACTCCAGCAGTCGGTCTGGTGGTGTTGACGGGGACGATGAAAGGGATAGCACCAGGAGTGGGATCTCTAGTAAGTCAGGGAAGTCAAGCAAGTCAGGCAACAAGCACACTCATGATGTCATTCTGTAGATATGGATACAGAATGTTATTCCGTAGATATGGATACAGAAATTTGTTCTGTAGATACGGAGCAGGTCAGTCAAACCCACTCAAGTCATTCTGTAGATATGGATTGAGAATGTCATTCCGTAGATATTTATACAGAATGTCCTTCCGTAGATATGGATGCATTGCATAATTATGTTCTGTAGATACGGAGCAGATCAGGCAAACCCATTTATGTCATTCTGATATGGACATAGAATGTCATTCCGTAGATATGGATACAGAATGTCATTCCGTAGATATGGATAAAAATAAGGTCATTCTGTAGATATGGATACAGAATATTGCTCTCTAGATACAGAAAGGTCCGAAAAGAGACCTCTTATCTCAAAAGTTCTTGATATTTTCAAGATGTGTGTAGATACGAAGCAGATCAGGCAAACCCACTTATGTCATTCTGATATGGACACAGAATGTCATTCCGTAGATATGGATACAGAATGTCATTCCGTAGATATGGATAAAAATAAGGTCATTCTGTAGATATGGATACAGAATATTGCCCTCTAGATACAGAAAGGT encodes:
- the LOC117307074 gene encoding LHFPL tetraspan subfamily member 5 protein-like gives rise to the protein MANTAKEDKYAYYYHTNYIRNARAIAIAWALFTFCFTIILCVVLVQPFWIGHGTDSLGAGYFGLYRYCYSPARTGLLECRGALANGGSTIPGVMLAATVCVMLSLGCLLLSILSMLLFLCKIPSTATVFIICGCLQIACGVFLLLGILIYPASWAQLSVFRMLCGDDVSYGNTGTCQLRWVFYLAIIAVFDAIVLGVLAFILASKQDKLTNDMQFSDYYPPAKGNYSNGKKKGSVSGYPTASGQTGYPSTTHQNGGAGSLDRRSNHSGHTSSDRGHSRSNGGSSVNRRDGSDTSPDGLYSTVKPRSERKSAHSSSRSGGVDGDDERDSTRSGISSKSGKSSKSGNKHTHDVIL